In Sphingomonas sp. JUb134, the sequence TCGAGCGGCTGCGCGCGCTCCCCGACCTAGTTCTTTCCGACTTCGGAACCCGCCGTCGCCATGGCTTTCTTTGGCAACGCTGGTGCGTCGACGCTCTCAAGGAGGGACTCGGCGACCGGTTCATCGGTACGTCCAACGTGTTGCTGGCGATGGATGCCGACCTGGAGGCGATCGGAACCAACGCGCACGAGCTTCCCATGGTGGAGGCAGCCTTGTCAGACAGCAATGCGGAACTCGCCGGAGCGCCCTACCGCGTCCTTGAGCAATGGCGGCAGCATTATGGGGGCAACCTGCTGGTGGCCCTGCCGGACGCGTTCGGAACGACCGCGTTTCTGGCGAACGCACCTGCCTGGGTAGCGGACTGGACAGGCTTCCGCCCCGACAGCGCGCCTCCGATCGCGGCCGGGGAGCAGATCATCTCGTGGTGGCAACGCCACGGCGTCGATCCGCGCAGCAAGTTGCTGATCTTCTCGGACGGCATGGACGTGGACACGATCGAGCAGGTGTATGGCCACTTTCACGGCCGCGTGCGGATGAGCTTTGGCTGGGGCACCAACCTCACCAACGACTTCCGGGATTGCGATCCCGATGGCGCCCACGGGCTCGAGCCGATCTCGCTTGTGTGCAAGGTCACGCGAGTAAACGGGCGCCCCGCGGTGAAGCTCTCCGACAATCCCGAGAAGGCGACCGGGGAACCGGACGAAATCGCGCGCTACCTGCGCGTATTCGGCGGGGCGGACCGCGTCGCAAGCGCGGTGGAGGTCTAGGCTCGGGCGCTGAGCCGTCCGCGTGCCGGACCCTCGGTGGAGGGAGCCGGCACGCGTGGCATCCTATTGCGCTTGCACCGTCTTCGAAGGCGCGATCTGGCCCGACGGCCCTTCTTTGCTCATCTGCTTCGCGTGGTGGATGTTGTATCCCACGAAGATAATCGCCCAGATCGCCGCGATGATCAGCAGGATGATCGCGAGGCGCCGGAGGGGCGGTCCTTTTCGAGGATCGGGCGGCACGGGCATGATGAAGTCCTTCGGATCGGTAGGCGCAGGGGCGAGGCTTAGTGGCTGGCGTCCTCGCCGGCGGCGCGCAGATCGACAAAGGTGCGCATCACCTTCGGGATACCGCCGATCACGAACGAAGCCATCGACTGCTCTTCAGCCAGCGACTGCTCGAGCAGCGCGGTGACGCTGCCGAAACCGCCGTCTTCGGCCAGGGTGATCAGGCCGGTGTAGCTTGCGATTTCGAAGTTCTCGAACGCGAAGTTCGCAAAGCTGTTCTTGATGATCTCGTCGCCAGCCACCGTATGGCTGAGCGCTGCCAGGTTGCCCGAAATGCTGAGACCCAGATCCTTGAGGCTGGAATGGCTTTCTCCGAGATCGGCAAGGATTTGCTCGACGCGGGAGATCTGCTGCTCGGTCTCGGCCCGGTGGCTGCGCAGCCGGGCTTCGATCTCGGGATAATGCGCGAGACGATCGAGCTGACGGTCGATCAGCGCCAGAGCCTGATGCTCGACTGCGTGCACGTCGCGCAGGCCGGTGATGAACAGCGGACGGATGATCTCATTGACAGTTGCCATGGGCGTCTCCTCTCGGTTGCGCCTTCAAAGCGCGCGGGAGGAAGGAGAGGTTCCCTGGACCTGGGGCGAGTATGGTGCCGGGGAGCGTCGGAGCCCAGCAACGCGGACGATGGCGTCAGGCGCGGGCGAGAAGCGGAAGTGGCCGGGCGAACTCGATCCGGTTCCGACCCAAGGCCTTGGCCGAATAGAGCGCGCGGTCCGCGGCAGAAAGCAGGCTGGGCAGGTCCGAGCCATCGGCGCCCAGTTCCGCCAGCCCGACGCTCACGGTTGCACGGATGTTGCCGCTCTCGCCGTGGACGGTGCCGGCAAAGCGTCGCGCTACCGCTTCGCCGATCTCGCTTGCCCGACTGCCGTTCTGTCCGGGCAGCAGCGCCGCAAATTCCTCGCCGCCCAACCGCACCAGCAGGGTCCTGCTCCCGATCGTTTCCTGCGCGATCGCGGCAAAGGACTTGAGGACCTCGTCCCCGGCAGCGTGACCATATCGATCATTGATGGACTTGAAGTGGTCCAGGTCAAAGGCGAGCAGCGAGGCGCACGTGCTTTCGGTCAGTATGGCGGCCCCGTCCTCGAAGAAGCGCTGCCGGTTGCCGAGCCCCGTGAGGAAGTCGGTGCGCGAAATCGCAAGGAGCTTGCCCTGCGCCTCTTCGCGGACGAGCGCCAGCAGCGCCATGGGCATCGCCATCGAGTAGAGCACGCCCTCGTACAGGGTCGCTTCCGCCAGCGACGGTAGGATGTCGTCGCCATAGATGCCTGTCAGCACCGGAAGGACGAGCGCTCGGAACGCGTAGAAGAGACCATGTCCTCCTGCGATCGCGACGGGGATTGGCAGCGATCGGAGCGACCGCAGCGTGTGGCTGCGCGCGAGCCGGCATGCGGTCAGCCCGCAAACCAGGGCAATCGGCAGCGCGGAGCAATAGTTCCAGAAGATCGATCGGGCGCCCGAACCGACGCTTGCCCATGCGACAGCGACGAACAGCAGAAGCGCCACGGACTTGCGCGCGTAGCGATGCCCGTCCAGTCGCCCTACGCCGTTCAGGACCAGCAGATATCCCGACAGGATGACGAGGTTGCTGAGCGCCCACCCTGTAGCACCCGGGAGATGGGTTCGCCCGATCGCGAGCCCGCACCCGACCGCCAGAACCGCGTACCCCGCAGCCCAGGTGCCGAGTTCGGCAGACCGCTCCACCCGAGCCTGTCGCTCCCAAAGGGTCATCCCCGCGCCGACGAGCAACGTGCCGATCGCCAGACCGTAAAGGGTGAGAAGGTCCAATTGCATCTCGATACAGCCCCCTAAAGGCTGCAATAGCGCAATCGAGATGAAATTTCCACGCTCGTGGAACCGGATGGCCGCTGCCGCGTTTCCCGCGCCCTCCAGATTGTTGCCGCCGTACATCGTGGCGGAGAGGGTGTCCGCTGAGATCGAGCAGAAACCTCAGTCTGTGGACGGCTTCACCACAGAGCCACTCTCGTAGCATCGTGTGCGAGGCGCAGGTGAACACGCCGAGCATCTTGAGATCGGTCTCGCAATTGTACAGCGACTCGTCGCTCGTCGCCGCTCATTTCGTCGGCAAGCGCGCAATCGACCGATGTCGCCATCGCCGTAGAGAAATCCCTCGATGCTGCGCTTGTCATCGCGCGTTGTGATTCCGCGTGCAAGGCCGGAGGGAAGCTGCCGGTGCGGAAGGGGCACGCCGTTTCCGCACCGCACTAGGCTTACATCGTCATGGTCAGGCTCGCCTGGAAGATGCGGCCGGTCTTCAGATAGCCGCCCGCGCGATCGGCCGAGATGTAGCGCGTCGAGGCGCCCACCGTGTTGTAGTAGGTCGGCTCGTTGGTGATGTTGCGTGCTGCCAGTCCCAGCTCGATCTTGCTGGTCATGGCGAAGGCGACGCCAAGGTTCAGCTCGTTGAGCCCCTGGGTATAGGTGTCGGGCTGGGTGTCCTCGACATTGTACAGCCGCTTGCCGGTGTGGTTGTACCAGAGGTTCGCGCGCACCGGGCCCTGCTCGTAGAAGAGCTCGGCATTGGCGATCAGGTGCGGCGCCTCGGGCAGGCGGCTGGTGCGGATTTCGTCCTCGCCCAGCTGATAGGTGACTTCGGTGTCCTGCACGGTCACGTTGCCGCCGATGCCGAAACCGCCCATCCAATCTGCGGGCGCCCAGTCGTTCAGTGCGAAGCGGAACGAGGCCTCGATGCCCTTCGCCGAGCCACCCAGGCCGTTGTACGGCTGATAGTAGATCACCCCGTCGACCGCGCCGGATCCGGTGCGGGTCGCCGTCGGCACGATGACGTTCTTCAGGTCCTTGTAATAGGCGGCAATCTGGAACCAGCGGTTGCGCTCGGTGCGATATTCGACCCCCAGGTCGAAGTTCCAGGCGGATACCGGCTTCAGGTCCGGGTTGGGACGGGTCACCGAGATCAGCTCGTCGGTGATCGCGTCGCGCTCCTCGGTGGTCGGGCCTGCAAGCTGGTTGAAGGCGGGGCGGCTGTAGCTGCTGCGCGCCGTACCGCGAACCGTCCAGCCGCCAGGGGCGCGCCACACCGCCAGGACCGACGGGTCGAGATGGTCGTACTTGCGCCCCGCCTCGATGAAGCGCGCGTCGCTGTCGGCTTCGGTATTGGACCAGAAGCTGGCCGTGTAGCGATTATCTTCCCAGCGGATGCCCGGCATGACCTCGATCGTGCCTGCGTTCTCGGTTTCGAAGCGGAGCGTCGCGGTCGCGAACACGGCCTTGCGCGTTTCCTCGCCCGACAGGCGCCCGCGGTTGAGGATGTCCTCGCTCAGTCCGTCGATGTCGACATAGCGCGACACCTGTTCCTCGATCGCCTCGCGGCTGATCAGCTTGATCGGGCGGGGGGTCTGGTGCCCCATGAAGCTGTCGAGCGTCTCGCCTGGAAACTGGGCGAGCGGCAGGCCGGGCACCGTGCCGCTGTAGAGGTCAGTCTGGAAGCGATAGCGCAGCGATCCGTCGTCGATCGTCAGGCCCTTGCGATCGGCGCGTTCCCACAGGCCGCCCGCCTTGACCAGCGCCAGCACGCCGTCGCCGCGCCAGTCTATCTCGCCCTTGAAGGTCAGCTTCTCTTCCGAAAGGAAGCTGCGATTGGTCTGCACATAATATTGCTGCGGCCGTTCCAGGCTGCCGACATAGGCGGCGGCATCTGGCGACAGGATCGCGCGCGGCCAGTTGCGATCGGACAGGTCGATCAACAGCCCTTCGCGCGCCACGCCGGTCTGGCCGGGCGTGCCGATGTACGAGATGCCGCGAAACGCCGCCGTGTGCGACCGCGGCTGGTCGAGCCGACCATCGGCATAGGATCCGCTCAACCCGATGCTGACGCGCTCGCCCTTCCAGCGGCCGCCTAGCTGGGTGGAGACCAGTTCCTGCTCCACGTCCTCGACGCGGAAGTAGTGCGCCGGGTTGATGCCCATCGGCCGGTAGATGCCGGTGTCGTCATAGCCGCCGGGATTGGGATTGGTCTGGCCGCTGACCAGCTCATTGCGCAGGCCCGTCTGGTTCTGCGTGTTGGTGTTGTTGTAGCGGGCGTAGTTGACGCGCGCGAACAGGTCGAGGGCTTCGGTGCGGTAGTCCAGCGAGCCGCTGGCGCCGTAGCGCTCGATCTCGTTGTTGAAGAAGTTCCACTGGATGCCGTCGGCGGTCACCGAGTCCGGGTTCTCGCGCGGGGTCTCGCCTTTTACCGTCGCCTTGTACGGGTTCTGGAGCGCGACCGATTCCGCTGCACTCGCGCGGCGCTCGTAATAGCCGGCGACGTAGACGCCGAACTGCCCAGCGCTGCCGAAGCGCTTGGCCATGTCGAGGCCGACGGCGCCGCCCATGCCCGCCTGTCCCTGATCGAGTGCCAGGTCCGCGGCCTGCGCCAGCACACGGGCGCGCACAAAGGAACTGCCGAAGTCGAACGCGGTCGGGGTGCGCAGGTCGATGTTGCCTGCAATCGAATCCGCGTCCTTGTCGGCGCCCGGGGTCTTGTCGACGACGATGCCGCCGATCGCGAAAGGCGAGAACAGGTTGAGCGAGATCGCGCGGGTATTGCCGCCCGAGGTCTGGGGCAGGCGTAGCCCGTCGAGCGTATAGGCGTTGAAGCCGGTTTCGAACCCGCGGATTGAGACGAACTGCGCCTCGCCGGTGGCCGATCCGTTGCGCGCCTGGTCGACGCTGACCGAGACGCCCGGAAGCTGCTTGGCCAGATCGGCGATGTTGGTTTGGGATCGCAACGAGACGTCGCCGGTCTGCACCACGTCGATCGTGCCGACCGCGTCCTCCTCTTCCTGCACCAGCCGGCGGTCGGCCGCGCCCAGTACGACAATGTCGTTGTCGGTACGCTGCACCTCGGCGTCCACGTCTGCGGCAGGGTCCGGTGCCCCGGCATAGGCGATGGAGGATGCCGAAAGCATCAGGGCAAGCAGCAGCGGCCGCCCGAGCGGGCGGAGGGAAGGCTTTGTCATGGGATCTCCCAGGGATTGCGTCTGTCGAATGCAGATGTGGGCGACCTAAGTCCGCTACGTTACCGATCAGGGACCAATATATGTCGTCGGCGTGTCATCTCTGCGGGTTCGCGGAGCGATCAGAGCGTAATCGAGAGGACATACTGCGGACCTAACGAGACGCTTCTTTTCCAGATCGCACAGGTTTGCTCATGAAACTCGGGTCCATGCTGCTGTCGGCCGTTGCCGCTGCCGTTTCTTGCGTGCCGGCGGCGGCGCAGGAACGGCCGGACCTGCAGCTGGAGAAGGTGGTGATGGTGGTCCGGCACGGGCTCCGCGCGCCGCTGGCGGACGAGGCGCCGGTCGGCACGATGGCGCGCCAGCCCTGGCCCGAGTGGCAGGTGCGCGAAAGCTATCTGACCGAGCGCGGTTACACGGGCATGCGGCTGCTGGGTGCTTATGATCGCGAAGCCTATGCCGCGCGCGGGCTGTTCGGCGCGGCAGGGTGCCCGGTACCCGGCGCCGTGCGGATCCGGTCCAGCACCGCCCAGCGTGCGATCCAATCGGGGAAGGCCCTGGCCGAAGGGTTTGCGCCGGGGTGCGGCCTCACCGTTGAGCATGGCGCGCCCGGCGATCGCGACCCGATCTTCGATCCGCGGGGCGCGGGCATGGTCACCTATGACGGTGCGGCGGCAGTGGCCGCGATCGACCGGCACACCGGCGGTATTCAGGCATTGGCCGAGCGGCACCGCGCGGCGTTCCGCACGCTGGAAGAGATCCTGGGCTGCCGGGGCAAGGGGATTGCGCGTCCGTGCGACATCCTGGCCGAAGAATCGGTGCTG encodes:
- the pncB gene encoding nicotinate phosphoribosyltransferase — protein: MVVTDIATRTYDHNFRLDPIVRSLLDTDFYKLLMLQMIRHVHPDVDATFSVINRTHSVRLAEVIDEGELRAQLDHARTIRFAKKELIWLAGNSFYGTARMFSPDFIRWLADFQLPPYVLEKHDGQYALHFEGPWTHTTMWEIPALTIINELRARAAMRDKGRFALDVLYARAKAKLWQKVERLRALPDLVLSDFGTRRRHGFLWQRWCVDALKEGLGDRFIGTSNVLLAMDADLEAIGTNAHELPMVEAALSDSNAELAGAPYRVLEQWRQHYGGNLLVALPDAFGTTAFLANAPAWVADWTGFRPDSAPPIAAGEQIISWWQRHGVDPRSKLLIFSDGMDVDTIEQVYGHFHGRVRMSFGWGTNLTNDFRDCDPDGAHGLEPISLVCKVTRVNGRPAVKLSDNPEKATGEPDEIARYLRVFGGADRVASAVEV
- a CDS encoding ferritin-like domain-containing protein; protein product: MATVNEIIRPLFITGLRDVHAVEHQALALIDRQLDRLAHYPEIEARLRSHRAETEQQISRVEQILADLGESHSSLKDLGLSISGNLAALSHTVAGDEIIKNSFANFAFENFEIASYTGLITLAEDGGFGSVTALLEQSLAEEQSMASFVIGGIPKVMRTFVDLRAAGEDASH
- a CDS encoding GGDEF domain-containing protein, which codes for MYGGNNLEGAGNAAAAIRFHERGNFISIALLQPLGGCIEMQLDLLTLYGLAIGTLLVGAGMTLWERQARVERSAELGTWAAGYAVLAVGCGLAIGRTHLPGATGWALSNLVILSGYLLVLNGVGRLDGHRYARKSVALLLFVAVAWASVGSGARSIFWNYCSALPIALVCGLTACRLARSHTLRSLRSLPIPVAIAGGHGLFYAFRALVLPVLTGIYGDDILPSLAEATLYEGVLYSMAMPMALLALVREEAQGKLLAISRTDFLTGLGNRQRFFEDGAAILTESTCASLLAFDLDHFKSINDRYGHAAGDEVLKSFAAIAQETIGSRTLLVRLGGEEFAALLPGQNGSRASEIGEAVARRFAGTVHGESGNIRATVSVGLAELGADGSDLPSLLSAADRALYSAKALGRNRIEFARPLPLLARA
- a CDS encoding TonB-dependent receptor, giving the protein MTKPSLRPLGRPLLLALMLSASSIAYAGAPDPAADVDAEVQRTDNDIVVLGAADRRLVQEEEDAVGTIDVVQTGDVSLRSQTNIADLAKQLPGVSVSVDQARNGSATGEAQFVSIRGFETGFNAYTLDGLRLPQTSGGNTRAISLNLFSPFAIGGIVVDKTPGADKDADSIAGNIDLRTPTAFDFGSSFVRARVLAQAADLALDQGQAGMGGAVGLDMAKRFGSAGQFGVYVAGYYERRASAAESVALQNPYKATVKGETPRENPDSVTADGIQWNFFNNEIERYGASGSLDYRTEALDLFARVNYARYNNTNTQNQTGLRNELVSGQTNPNPGGYDDTGIYRPMGINPAHYFRVEDVEQELVSTQLGGRWKGERVSIGLSGSYADGRLDQPRSHTAAFRGISYIGTPGQTGVAREGLLIDLSDRNWPRAILSPDAAAYVGSLERPQQYYVQTNRSFLSEEKLTFKGEIDWRGDGVLALVKAGGLWERADRKGLTIDDGSLRYRFQTDLYSGTVPGLPLAQFPGETLDSFMGHQTPRPIKLISREAIEEQVSRYVDIDGLSEDILNRGRLSGEETRKAVFATATLRFETENAGTIEVMPGIRWEDNRYTASFWSNTEADSDARFIEAGRKYDHLDPSVLAVWRAPGGWTVRGTARSSYSRPAFNQLAGPTTEERDAITDELISVTRPNPDLKPVSAWNFDLGVEYRTERNRWFQIAAYYKDLKNVIVPTATRTGSGAVDGVIYYQPYNGLGGSAKGIEASFRFALNDWAPADWMGGFGIGGNVTVQDTEVTYQLGEDEIRTSRLPEAPHLIANAELFYEQGPVRANLWYNHTGKRLYNVEDTQPDTYTQGLNELNLGVAFAMTSKIELGLAARNITNEPTYYNTVGASTRYISADRAGGYLKTGRIFQASLTMTM
- a CDS encoding histidine-type phosphatase, yielding MKLGSMLLSAVAAAVSCVPAAAQERPDLQLEKVVMVVRHGLRAPLADEAPVGTMARQPWPEWQVRESYLTERGYTGMRLLGAYDREAYAARGLFGAAGCPVPGAVRIRSSTAQRAIQSGKALAEGFAPGCGLTVEHGAPGDRDPIFDPRGAGMVTYDGAAAVAAIDRHTGGIQALAERHRAAFRTLEEILGCRGKGIARPCDILAEESVLKPAADPASFDFGGPIRTASGTAQVFLLEYAEGFDPARVGWGRATPEKIEQIGALHSLLFDVHVRAPYLAGRQSAVLGRRILSSLQDPSGAKLDLVVGHDNNLNAMAAVLGVTFKVDGYAENDATVGGALVFELLRNPGSAERYVRVAYQSQTLEQLRSLEPLSIATPPSYKTLAIAECAGGFQGMCTLQQFDALVRGRLAPLDGPARSR